Genomic segment of Triticum dicoccoides isolate Atlit2015 ecotype Zavitan unplaced genomic scaffold, WEW_v2.0 scaffold43310, whole genome shotgun sequence:
TAAGCCAGCCGAGTCTGTAAAGAAGAAAATAATGAACAGGTTACACAACATCAATGAGAATCAGGCTTATGCCGCTGAGATCTCCCCAGAATCAGGAAGATAGTTAAGCCTGAAGAGACAGGCAAACATGCAGTTAGTCCATCTACTTTGAGAAAAGGAGCATTTTAGTCTGATAAAAGTAGGACTTAAGTGACCATTGTGCAGAATGAGCAATTTAGGCTTCTTCTACCAAAACCAGGATGTGTTCCCTTTCTATTAAAAGGATTATGTCTCTGTACAGAACTACTAGAAGAATACACACTTAGATCACTGGTTGGGTACTTTCGTAAGTCTTAACAAAATAAGTGGGAATCTGATACAACCCATGCACTATCCCAAAAAGATACAAAACAAGTTCAATCTCTGAAGGTCTGATTGTCTGTTTTAGTGTTTTTCCATAAAACTAGTAAAAGTGAGCACTACATGTGAATAGTCCATGATGCAGCACTTGTCTGTTTTTATACCGTGTACTGACGTTAGTATAAGCACATGTTGCTTTGCTTGCTTTTGTACGGGGATTGATAGCTTTTTTGTTTTttcagggcttgttgagctgtgccctcagcattaaccctTTGACTACCTGTCTGTGCTAGACCTTCGTGTGTTTGTATGTTTGAACCTTGTTGGATGTTTGGCTTGGgcagttgctttataatataaagcggggcgaaagcctttttcggtacagGGATTGATATGTCCCTTTTTGCAAAATGACATGACTTCATGTGGACTTGTGCCAAAAAGACAATATAAGGGATATAAACCTAGGGTGTGTTTGCTTTTAGCCCAAGATTTCCATGCAAAATTTTGGCCAAGCTTTTGCTTGCCCATGAGTTGGGtcaacattggcaagaaaaataaaCTAGAGTCGGCAAAGGGACATTGGTAACTATCCAAACAAACACCAAAATTTTGGCCATGACCAAAAATTGGTAGGCTAAACTTTCACCACCATCCAAACATAGACTTAGCGCTTAGGTAAAAACACTGCCAAAAGATATAGTTCAGAAGACAAAGATAATGCAGCTAGCAGGTTAACGTTTGAGCTATGCACATTGTTATGTTACTAATACAATAAGGAAGAGTATAACAGAAAATCTGTATACATGTTTGCATATTTTCTTCTCTACAGGAGGATGTTTAATGCTTCAATATTTCAATTTCTCCTAAATTGATAAACAGGAACACCAACTTTTCTCAGTAAACAGAATTACCTTAGCAATCCCATCAAGCATTCCAATATTCCAACCATGAATGCCAATAATATGGCTAACTCCGTGTAGAACTCACTAGATGAATTAACTATACCCCCaagaacattggacactagcagagAAACAAGTGCCACTGGGCCTACTGCTAATTGTCGTGAGGACCCAAAAATCGCGTAGACAAATAGTGGGACAAAGCCTGTGTCTGTTCATCACAATGCAAATAAAAAGAGATGATTTGGATTAACTAGCCGCTCatttgaaaagaaaaaaagggaaaacagaGGGGCACTGTTAGACGTAAACACTTACAGAGCCCATAAATTGGGTGAAGCCCAGCGAGCTTTGCATATGACATTGCCTACAACACAGTACAAAGTTGATTATGCTCTAATTTAAGACAAATAAGCAAAGCAGGCGGAGGGTACGAACTCGAAAACAGTTCACATGTCTACAGGATTTTTGTTGCTAATTTGTAAGAAACTAGGGAAAACAACAAGCTATGTGAATAAGTTGAGATGACGTGCTCACTTGTTCTATGAAAATTAGTATGGAGAACCAGTAGGTTCAGCTAATCTAGAAATCTCTGCAACATACCACCATTTTTTTAATAGATCAGTTCAAATAAAATATACAGATACTTACCAAATACAAATCAAAATTTGCAGAGAACACATCAAATAAAATTATAGCACTTTTTCCCTGGTACACTGGAAAATCATGAACACGGGAGTGACTGCCTAATATTTTCCCCATGCACAGGCTGCTATGATCTCATTCGTCCCAACTTAACAAGCCAAACTTTCATGAAGGATCGCACGCGAAAGAGGACGTGAAAATACTGTGTTCTCTAGCAGGCAAATCAACCTAATTGCTCCAAATACAATTCTGCAACGTGCTAACAGTGGGTGTAGGTGACTAGCCAGTCCAACCAAGTTACACAAATGAAAACTCTGTAATGTTCTAGCACAATGGGTGTGAGCAACTAGCAATTTAAGTAAGCTCCATAGTGGTTAACCTCCCCATCTCACTGAATGCATTACAGATTACAACTCCATTGAGTAACAGTGTTGTTTGAAAACAACTCATATATGAAATCTACAAATTGCTTATAGTAACACTCCCTTGTGCTCAATTAAGCCGTATTTACAACTTCAGATCTCTGAATGAACAGTAACCAAGCTTCAACAGAATACAGTAGCATTTTAGAAGGAGAAAAAATGTAGTAATAGTTTTTGCATGAACTGTCACCAAGCATATTTCAAGGCAAGCAAGAGAGCAACCAATAGGTTTTTTTTCCTGAACTCAAACAACCAATGCGTCAATAAGCTCGATCGGGGGCCAAAGGAATTTTTTAAGTAATATAATCTCAACTGACTTGGTCACTGAGGCATTTTCTGAATAATACTAGTCGATACTGTCAAAGAAATACAGATCTACTACCACAAATGGTCAGAGTAACAGGGTACCTGAGGCACAAGCATGACGCCGACAGTGATGCCGGCGGCGAGGTCGGCCTGGAAGTCCTTCCATCTGTAGCTCCGCATCCACGCCAAGCACGGGAGAGCCGCCTCCGCCCACTCCCACGGCCCCATCGCCCGCGCCCTCTCCATCGCCGCCGACAACGGtgacggggaggaggaggcggccgcctCCCGCACAGCCGCATCCAGTGGGTGGCGCAGCGGTATCACCCTCACCGGCCTCCCTGCTCCGTAAACGGCGGCGGtgagctcgcccgagctcgccgacgcgaacgacgacttctccaTTGGATTCGAGGATACCTTACAATTGATCAGTTGGTCCTTCAGAACAATCATAGAGACATGGACACAAGGGAATCAATGGTAGCGATTTTGAGCTGAGTAGCTCACCGCTGCGCGGGGCAAATCAGGCGAACATCGGCCAGTGGCCACAGCTGCGAAGGCAGGTGGCAGGTGGGAGACCACGGTTGCGCGGCACGCGGTGGAAATGGCTGGGCAGCTGAGGCTGGGAGCTGGATCGGGGAAGGCGCCGCTGCCGGAGTCCGGCGGGAGAGGAGCAGGAGGAGCCGAAGCGGAGGCGGAGGCCGGTGGGGACGCGCGACGAGCCGACGAGGATGTGGGGAGCAAGCGGGGAGTGGCTGTACGCTTCTCCGCGGTATCGACGACCGGATTCGGGAGGGGCGATCGGACGGTCCTACTCAAGCGATGGTTATTCTCTGCGGTCGACCGCCCGTTGATGTAGCCGGACGGGATAGCGGGGCGCGGCGATGTACCTGGACAGCATGTCGGCATGTGTGCATCGCATGCATTCACTGATTGCTTGTTGCGTGTAGGACAAAAGGGGCCAAGTAAACGGGCGCATTTGGGGTAAGTTTAGTTGACGTGTCTCGATGTAGTATGAAAAACGTGGGAATAATAAATAGTCTAAATTTAGACTACTCGTGATGAAATGTTACATGTCTATGTTACCACATCTATAGCGGAAAGTAACGTATATGGTGTCATGATACAACACTTTATTTATTACTCCCTTCGTCCTGTAAtaatgtcaaaaacgctcttatattatgggatagagggagtagatTATAGATTCATCTTATCTTGGTATGAGTGATGTTAACCATGGTatgagtaactagctatgttactcaaTTCGTCTctttcttcgtgaagtcattgccgcaTAAGCAAATTTATTGAGTTGGGTCCTATGTTACTGCTGAAATTACTCCCATTGTAGAcagtcttagggcatctccaatgctaaATCTCAAAATGGACATGATATCCATTCGCGGGCTGGTTTGGACCAGTCTGCGGATAA
This window contains:
- the LOC119346573 gene encoding sulfate transporter 4.1, chloroplastic-like, yielding MPTCCPGTSPRPAIPSGYINGRSTAENNHRLSRTVRSPLPNPVVDTAEKRTATPRLLPTSSSARRASPPASASASAPPAPLPPDSGSGAFPDPAPSLSCPAISTACRATVVSHLPPAFAAVATGRCSPDLPRAAVSSNPMEKSSFASASSGELTAAVYGAGRPVRVIPLRHPLDAAVREAAASSSPSPLSAAMERARAMGPWEWAEAALPCLAWMRSYRWKDFQADLAAGITVGVMLVPQAMSYAKLAGLHPIYGLYTGFVPLFVYAIFGSSRQLAVGPVALVSLLVSNVLGGIVNSSSEFYTELAILLAFMVGILECLMGLLRLGWLIRFISHSVISGFTTASAIVIGLSQIKYFLGYSVTRSSKIIPLVESIIAGIDQVEFLCPCKLIVTSLSTFFFLPSFRCTLLRQSMLNWQVL